In Bacteriovorax sp. Seq25_V, a single genomic region encodes these proteins:
- a CDS encoding polyprenyl synthetase family protein, which translates to MASFFESVPQSVLDKIDSLELKVEGTNCLQAISSLLEKTVLSGGKRLRPMLTFMMGELFFLESEGVVECAKAIEMVHGASLAHDDVVDNATQRRGEPSINIVASNKSAVLAGDYLLADVIHRLAHLGDIEVIRQMSDVIKELALGEWIQSDAIEERSYSRELIEKIAQHKTASVMSFCTWAPAHISKAPAEIVASAHEFGRRLGLAFQLMDDTLDYSDNSQKDVLLDVKNNIVNSVVLEWLELNPEAFAKYREGTDLIDLWNESHLEAAVETVKSRALSHMDVARDCLSKIAAYHESQGQSKEVIDQRLAPLNFIIDFIITRDI; encoded by the coding sequence ATGGCATCTTTTTTTGAATCAGTACCACAGAGTGTATTAGATAAAATAGATTCACTTGAGTTGAAAGTAGAGGGGACGAACTGTCTTCAGGCTATTTCATCTCTACTTGAAAAAACAGTCCTCTCTGGTGGTAAGAGACTGCGCCCAATGCTGACTTTCATGATGGGAGAGCTATTCTTTCTCGAGTCTGAAGGTGTGGTTGAGTGTGCTAAGGCCATTGAAATGGTTCATGGAGCCAGCCTTGCTCATGATGATGTTGTTGATAATGCAACTCAAAGAAGAGGTGAGCCTTCAATTAATATTGTTGCTTCAAATAAGTCAGCGGTTCTTGCTGGCGATTATCTTCTTGCTGATGTTATTCACCGGTTGGCGCATCTTGGTGATATTGAAGTCATTCGTCAGATGTCTGATGTTATAAAAGAGCTCGCTCTCGGTGAGTGGATCCAGTCTGATGCGATTGAGGAGAGAAGTTACTCTCGAGAATTAATCGAAAAAATTGCACAACATAAAACAGCTTCAGTTATGAGCTTTTGTACTTGGGCCCCTGCTCATATAAGTAAAGCTCCTGCTGAAATAGTTGCCAGTGCTCACGAATTTGGTCGTCGTCTAGGTCTTGCTTTTCAGTTGATGGATGACACTCTTGACTATAGTGATAATTCTCAAAAAGATGTTCTTTTGGATGTCAAAAATAATATTGTTAACTCTGTTGTACTTGAATGGCTTGAGTTAAACCCTGAAGCATTTGCAAAGTATCGTGAAGGTACTGATCTTATCGACCTTTGGAATGAGAGTCACCTCGAAGCAGCTGTTGAAACAGTTAAGTCTCGCGCCCTTTCTCATATGGATGTGGCCAGGGATTGTTTATCAAAAATTGCTGCTTATCATGAATCTCAAGGACAAAGCAAAGAGGTGATTGATCAAAGACTAGCACCTCTTAACTTTATTATTGATTTTATTATCACTCGCGATATTTAA
- a CDS encoding endonuclease/exonuclease/phosphatase produces MKLLKLLFITLTLSSCSLFLSKDNTFKVVHWNIKELETKKVDKDNAQFKAVESILNSLEFNILNINEIQFDKMYVPNYRYRTTGQNAQTFLQLLGKDPMEHAISFYEANTGKNARKTKGSYETQLTRQTRGKADQDNFGLYPGQYSSAVLSSYPIKEELIITDLRWRDFNKDIKLSKFRRDNGEKLPKNIQLFDKGFSDIVIEVNDKEVHFISLHTVPSYHFGNRKSPNYERNRDQLRFLEWYLTGGTDIPVNLPKKFQHIRPLPKDAIYIATGDWNASIEDNHPGSIVLRRLFKNTNLWIDKPGHTHEQQHFGKDRLKLTLDYMVYQNLKVIDAGIYYPDETSGVCIKAKDIPREFKPRKEKLDESACISEKSIELKRASDHFPIWAVFKI; encoded by the coding sequence ATGAAATTATTAAAACTACTCTTTATCACTTTAACTCTTTCGAGCTGTTCTCTATTTTTAAGCAAAGATAATACTTTCAAAGTTGTTCATTGGAATATCAAAGAACTAGAAACAAAGAAGGTCGACAAAGACAACGCCCAATTTAAAGCAGTAGAGAGTATTTTAAATTCACTAGAGTTTAATATTTTAAATATCAATGAAATCCAATTTGATAAAATGTACGTTCCTAACTATCGCTACCGCACGACAGGACAAAATGCACAAACGTTCTTACAACTTCTTGGCAAAGATCCAATGGAACATGCGATTAGTTTCTACGAAGCTAACACTGGAAAAAATGCACGAAAAACAAAAGGTTCGTACGAGACTCAACTAACAAGACAAACACGAGGAAAGGCCGACCAAGACAACTTTGGTCTTTACCCTGGGCAGTATTCAAGTGCCGTGCTTTCTAGTTATCCTATCAAAGAAGAGCTAATTATCACAGATCTTCGCTGGCGAGACTTTAATAAAGACATTAAACTTTCAAAGTTTAGAAGAGACAATGGAGAGAAGCTCCCAAAAAACATTCAATTATTTGATAAAGGTTTTAGTGATATCGTTATAGAGGTCAATGATAAAGAAGTTCACTTTATCTCACTGCACACAGTTCCTTCATATCATTTTGGAAATCGCAAATCTCCAAATTATGAAAGGAATCGCGACCAGTTAAGATTTTTAGAGTGGTACTTAACTGGTGGAACTGACATTCCTGTCAATCTTCCAAAGAAATTTCAACATATCAGGCCACTGCCTAAAGATGCTATTTATATTGCAACAGGTGACTGGAATGCTTCAATTGAAGATAATCATCCAGGCTCTATTGTGCTGAGAAGATTGTTTAAGAACACGAATCTATGGATTGATAAGCCAGGCCACACACATGAGCAACAACACTTCGGCAAAGATCGTTTAAAGCTGACACTAGATTATATGGTTTATCAGAACTTAAAAGTAATTGATGCAGGGATTTACTATCCAGATGAAACAAGTGGTGTATGTATCAAAGCAAAAGATATTCCTAGAGAATTTAAGCCGAGAAAAGAAAAATTAGATGAAAGTGCTTGTATTAGTGAAAAGAGTATTGAACTTAAGCGCGCTAGTGATCACTTCCCTATTTGGGCAGTTTTTAAGATTTAA